In Caproicibacterium amylolyticum, a genomic segment contains:
- a CDS encoding exodeoxyribonuclease III, translating into MKLISWNVNGLRACLKKGFLDFFAAEQADVFCIQETKMQPEQAEIELSGYRQYWNSAEKKGYSGTAVFTRREPLSVAYDIGDPAHVGEGRSITLEFPEFYLVTFYTPNAQQELARIDYRMQWEDAARAYLLSLDAKKPVVLCGDLNVAHEEIDLKNPAPNRGNAGFSDQEREKFTELLQAGFTDTFRKLHPQLAGAYSWWSYRFHAREKNAGWRIDYFLTSNRLFPQVRSSEILSEVYGSDHCPVLLELDAD; encoded by the coding sequence ATGAAGTTGATTTCATGGAACGTCAACGGCCTGCGTGCCTGCCTGAAAAAAGGTTTTCTGGATTTTTTTGCGGCAGAGCAGGCGGATGTTTTCTGCATACAGGAAACAAAAATGCAGCCGGAGCAGGCAGAAATAGAACTGTCCGGTTACCGTCAGTACTGGAACTCTGCAGAGAAAAAGGGCTACTCCGGCACAGCTGTGTTTACACGCAGGGAGCCGCTTTCGGTTGCTTATGATATTGGTGACCCGGCGCATGTGGGGGAGGGGCGCAGCATTACGCTGGAGTTTCCGGAATTTTATTTAGTGACGTTTTATACGCCAAATGCACAGCAGGAGCTGGCACGAATCGATTACCGCATGCAGTGGGAGGATGCCGCACGCGCTTATCTGCTTTCTTTGGACGCGAAAAAGCCGGTCGTCCTCTGTGGTGACTTGAACGTCGCACATGAAGAAATTGACCTGAAAAATCCGGCGCCGAACCGCGGAAACGCCGGATTTTCCGACCAAGAGCGTGAAAAATTCACCGAGTTGCTGCAGGCGGGCTTTACGGATACCTTTCGGAAGCTGCATCCGCAGCTGGCCGGTGCCTACAGTTGGTGGAGTTACCGCTTTCACGCACGGGAAAAGAATGCGGGCTGGCGTATTGACTATTTTCTAACTTCGAACCGGCTGTTTCCACAAGTCAGAAGCAGTGAAATCCTTTCGGAAGTTTACGGCAGTGACCACTGCCCGGTGCTTTTGGAGCTTGACGCTGACTAA
- a CDS encoding MBL fold metallo-hydrolase RNA specificity domain-containing protein, giving the protein MELTFYGADKEVTGSCHCLTVNGKHILIDCGLQQGADETDNSKLPFYANLVDYVLVTHAHIDHTGRLPLLVKQGFQGEILATQKTAYLMDIMLRDSAHIQEMDAQQAMRKGRRAGKKPKAPLYTVDDALAAIKLIQGCEYGETVELCEGVRVRFNDAGHLLGSASVEVWATEDDVTKKLVFSGDIGNKGQPIICDPQYMHEADYVVMESTYGDREHEKTEDYAKVFADIIDQTLTKGGNVVIPSFAVGRTQELLYFFREIKERHLTPGNPNFPVYVDSPLAAEATAIYSSDLHGYVDQETANLIDSGFKPLQFSNLHITESVEESKSLNEDGVPKVIISSSGMCEAGRIRHHLKHNLWRPECAVVFVGYQAGGTLGRMLLDGVDSVKLFGEQIAVKAHIYNFRAMSGHADHTGLLEWIGSFPTSVQKVFVVHGERQCCESFTAELCTKGYDAYAPNFETAYDLLADRVTEEGISPERLHPARPADYKSKYYSPVYARLVQAQKRLEEVVQHNEGGTNKDLAKFADQILALCEKWDR; this is encoded by the coding sequence ATGGAACTTACGTTTTATGGTGCTGATAAAGAAGTTACGGGCAGCTGTCACTGCCTGACCGTGAACGGAAAGCATATTTTAATCGACTGCGGACTCCAGCAGGGTGCAGATGAAACGGACAACAGCAAACTGCCGTTTTACGCTAATTTGGTTGATTATGTTTTGGTTACACACGCACATATCGACCACACTGGCAGGCTTCCGCTTTTGGTGAAACAGGGTTTTCAGGGCGAGATCCTTGCAACGCAGAAAACGGCTTATTTAATGGACATTATGCTGCGCGACAGCGCCCATATACAGGAGATGGATGCCCAGCAGGCTATGCGCAAGGGTCGCCGTGCGGGCAAAAAACCGAAGGCACCATTGTACACAGTGGATGATGCGTTAGCAGCCATCAAGTTGATACAAGGCTGTGAATACGGCGAAACAGTGGAGCTCTGTGAGGGTGTGCGTGTTCGCTTCAACGATGCCGGCCATCTGCTTGGCAGCGCTTCTGTGGAAGTTTGGGCAACAGAAGACGATGTGACCAAAAAGCTGGTTTTTTCCGGCGATATCGGCAACAAAGGCCAGCCGATTATCTGTGACCCGCAGTATATGCATGAGGCAGACTATGTAGTGATGGAGTCTACATACGGTGACCGAGAACATGAAAAGACAGAGGATTACGCGAAAGTATTTGCGGATATTATTGACCAGACGCTGACAAAAGGCGGTAATGTTGTCATTCCGTCCTTTGCAGTGGGACGTACTCAGGAATTGCTGTACTTCTTCAGAGAAATCAAGGAACGCCATTTAACACCAGGCAACCCTAATTTTCCGGTCTATGTGGATTCTCCGCTAGCAGCAGAAGCAACTGCTATTTACAGCAGCGACCTGCACGGTTATGTGGATCAAGAAACGGCTAATTTAATTGACAGCGGGTTTAAACCGCTGCAGTTTTCTAATCTTCACATCACGGAAAGTGTGGAGGAATCAAAGTCACTGAATGAGGACGGCGTTCCCAAGGTAATCATCTCTTCCAGCGGCATGTGTGAAGCGGGACGCATCCGTCACCACTTGAAGCACAACCTTTGGCGGCCGGAGTGCGCGGTGGTATTTGTCGGCTATCAGGCAGGCGGTACCTTGGGCCGCATGCTGCTGGATGGTGTGGACAGTGTGAAACTGTTTGGCGAGCAAATTGCTGTAAAAGCGCATATTTACAATTTTCGTGCGATGTCTGGTCACGCTGATCACACCGGTCTGCTGGAATGGATTGGTTCTTTCCCAACCAGTGTACAAAAAGTATTTGTTGTGCATGGTGAGCGTCAGTGCTGTGAAAGTTTCACAGCGGAACTGTGTACCAAGGGTTATGATGCTTATGCACCCAATTTTGAAACAGCATATGATCTGCTTGCCGATCGCGTGACTGAGGAGGGTATTTCCCCGGAAAGGCTGCATCCGGCACGTCCGGCAGATTACAAGAGCAAGTATTATTCGCCGGTATATGCGCGTTTGGTGCAGGCGCAGAAGCGTTTGGAGGAAGTTGTGCAGCATAACGAGGGTGGTACCAACAAAGACCTTGCCAAGTTTGCAGACCAGATTTTGGCGCTGTGTGAAAAGTGGGACAGATAA
- a CDS encoding 2-hydroxyacyl-CoA dehydratase, whose amino-acid sequence MAELVYDNNGRLLFTKAMKEEYTILIPMMLPVHFKLFVGVLRNAGYKIELLENSGPAVVQEGLKYVHNDACYPALLVIGQFLDALHSGKYDLDHTALLLTQTGGGCRASNYIHLLRKAMHKANFDKIPIISLNLVGLEKNPGFSIDLGIIRRLLAGVVYGDTMMCLNNQIKPYEVTKGQSEVLLDSWTKKLNDQFTHGKGIGMSEQCKNLKLIMKDFAAVPVKKIPKVRVGIVGEIYVKYAAFANNNLEDFLAEQDCEVNVPGLMNFLLFMLEHRPDDVMLYGGNPIPSAISEMLFKYVTKMQNSITEVFKPYPQFLAPTEFTHVHELVKGVIGYGAKMGEGWLLTAEMLELAECGFENIICAQPFGCLPNHIVGKGMIRKIKEVNPMANIVPIDYDPGATKVNQENRIKLMLAVARENMNAES is encoded by the coding sequence ATGGCAGAATTAGTATACGACAATAACGGGCGGCTCCTCTTTACTAAAGCGATGAAAGAGGAATACACCATTCTCATCCCCATGATGCTGCCGGTACACTTTAAGCTGTTCGTTGGCGTGCTGCGCAATGCGGGCTACAAAATTGAGCTGTTGGAAAACAGCGGCCCCGCAGTTGTGCAGGAGGGCCTAAAGTATGTACACAACGACGCCTGCTACCCCGCTCTGCTGGTAATCGGGCAGTTTCTGGATGCACTGCACTCCGGCAAATATGACCTTGACCACACAGCACTGCTGCTGACACAAACCGGCGGCGGCTGCCGCGCAAGCAACTACATTCATTTGCTGCGCAAAGCCATGCACAAGGCAAATTTCGATAAAATTCCGATTATCAGCCTGAACCTTGTCGGGTTGGAAAAGAACCCTGGTTTCTCCATTGACCTCGGCATCATCCGCCGCCTGCTGGCAGGTGTGGTTTACGGCGACACCATGATGTGCTTAAATAATCAGATTAAGCCTTACGAAGTCACCAAGGGCCAAAGTGAGGTGCTGTTGGACAGCTGGACCAAAAAGCTGAACGATCAGTTTACACATGGCAAGGGCATCGGCATGAGTGAACAGTGCAAAAACCTCAAGCTGATTATGAAGGACTTTGCCGCGGTTCCCGTAAAGAAAATACCGAAAGTGCGCGTTGGCATCGTCGGCGAAATTTATGTAAAATACGCTGCGTTTGCAAACAATAATCTGGAGGATTTCCTTGCGGAACAGGACTGTGAAGTAAATGTGCCTGGCCTGATGAACTTCCTGCTGTTCATGCTGGAGCACCGTCCGGATGATGTCATGCTTTACGGCGGCAACCCCATCCCCTCTGCTATTTCTGAGATGCTCTTCAAGTATGTCACGAAAATGCAGAATTCTATTACAGAAGTATTCAAACCCTATCCCCAATTTCTTGCCCCCACCGAGTTTACGCATGTGCACGAGTTGGTAAAGGGTGTTATCGGCTATGGTGCAAAAATGGGCGAAGGCTGGCTTTTGACGGCGGAAATGCTGGAACTTGCCGAATGTGGCTTCGAAAACATTATCTGTGCCCAGCCGTTCGGCTGCCTGCCGAACCACATTGTCGGTAAGGGCATGATTCGTAAAATCAAGGAAGTCAATCCAATGGCAAACATTGTCCCGATAGACTACGACCCAGGCGCTACCAAAGTAAACCAGGAAAACCGCATCAAACTAATGCTTGCAGTTGCGCGTGAGAACATGAATGCAGAATCGTAA
- a CDS encoding acyl-CoA dehydratase activase-related protein, with the protein MKIGLDVGSTTIKSVVLDDKDKIIFKSYERHYSQITEKMTELLTRIRNEVICGKEAQLTISGSAGMGISETCSLPFVQEVYATRIATGRLLPQTDCIIELGGEDAKILFLTGGTEVRMNGSCAGGTGAFIDQMATLLNISLQDMDTLSAQYEKIYTIASRCGVFAKSDIQPLLNQGARKSDLSASIFAAVANQTIAGLAQGRPITGNILYLGGPLTFLSGLRRAFDTALKTTGTCPENSLYFVAMGAAFSSEIEIDLDTALKNIASYGRTGNFRSIEPLFKNQAEYDAFIERHSQCKAPRGDLAAYKGPAYLGIDSGSTTIKAVVMGSDGQILDSIYRSNAGNPVPIVREYLLDLYKARPDLKFTAAAVTGYGEELLKHAFNLDFGIVETIAHFTAAKRFMPNVDFVIDIGGQDMKCFKIRNGAIDNIFLNEACSSGCGSFLQTFASTLGYKIEDFAKMGLFAKHPVDLGSRCTVFMNSQVKQAQKDGATTEDISAGLSVSVVKNALYKVIRVSSAEELGRNIVVQGGTFLNDAVLRVFEKEMNVNVVRPDISGLMGAYGAAVYAMQKSLRRDENSSSLISMEELENFKHEVKVTNCGLCNNNCRLTINIFDGGRRFIGGNRCERPVTKRSSAGADIDLFEYKLNKLQSYVPVPAGKRGKIGIPMALNLYELLPFWHTFFSMLGFEVVTSPLSNRELYIEGQSTIPSDTVCFPAKLAHGHIMKLLDEGIKNIFYPCMSYNFDEHRSDNHYNCPVVAYYPEVLAANMPQLKSVNFINDYVGIHRPHDFPKKMTEILNSHFDSKFELKEVKFAADAAYKAYDDYMKDIRKKGDEIIDRARLEHKQIIVLAGRPYHLDPEVNHGIHKLVTSLGAAVVSEDVVAERMDKEPVNVLNQWTYHARLYSAAEYVSTQDDMNLVQMVSFGCGLDAVTTDEVRSILEAHDKIYTQIKIDEITNLGAVKIRLRSLFAALEQ; encoded by the coding sequence ATGAAGATTGGACTCGACGTTGGCTCCACCACAATCAAAAGTGTTGTGCTGGACGACAAAGATAAAATTATTTTCAAATCCTATGAGCGTCACTACTCGCAAATTACTGAAAAAATGACCGAACTGCTTACCAGAATCCGTAATGAAGTCATCTGCGGCAAAGAAGCACAGCTGACAATTTCCGGCTCAGCCGGTATGGGCATCAGTGAAACCTGCAGCCTGCCCTTTGTACAGGAAGTTTACGCCACCCGCATTGCTACCGGCCGCCTGCTGCCGCAAACCGACTGTATTATTGAGCTGGGCGGTGAAGACGCAAAAATTTTGTTCCTGACCGGCGGCACAGAAGTCCGTATGAATGGCAGCTGCGCCGGCGGGACAGGCGCTTTTATCGACCAGATGGCAACTTTACTGAACATTTCCCTGCAGGACATGGACACGCTTTCCGCTCAATACGAAAAAATTTACACCATTGCTTCCCGCTGCGGTGTTTTTGCAAAAAGTGACATCCAGCCATTGTTGAATCAGGGAGCACGCAAAAGTGACCTTTCCGCCAGCATTTTTGCCGCTGTGGCAAATCAGACCATTGCTGGCCTTGCACAGGGGCGCCCGATTACCGGCAACATTCTGTACCTTGGCGGACCGCTGACATTCCTCAGCGGTCTGCGGCGCGCATTTGACACAGCTCTGAAAACAACCGGCACCTGCCCGGAGAACAGTCTTTACTTCGTTGCAATGGGCGCGGCTTTCAGCAGCGAAATTGAAATTGATTTAGATACCGCACTGAAAAACATTGCCTCCTACGGCAGAACTGGCAACTTCCGCAGCATTGAACCGCTGTTTAAGAATCAGGCAGAATATGATGCTTTCATTGAACGCCACAGTCAGTGCAAAGCACCGCGCGGAGATCTTGCTGCCTATAAAGGTCCTGCATATCTTGGTATTGACTCCGGTTCCACCACCATTAAAGCAGTTGTTATGGGCAGTGACGGACAGATTCTGGACAGCATTTACCGCAGCAATGCCGGCAACCCGGTGCCAATCGTGCGTGAATATTTGCTTGACCTGTACAAAGCGCGTCCCGATCTGAAATTCACGGCTGCTGCAGTCACCGGTTACGGTGAAGAACTGCTGAAGCACGCCTTTAACTTGGATTTTGGCATTGTAGAAACCATTGCGCACTTTACTGCCGCCAAACGTTTTATGCCAAACGTCGACTTTGTCATTGACATCGGCGGCCAGGACATGAAGTGCTTTAAAATCCGCAACGGCGCAATCGACAACATTTTCCTGAACGAAGCGTGCTCCTCCGGCTGCGGCTCATTCCTGCAGACCTTTGCCAGCACACTGGGATATAAAATTGAAGACTTTGCAAAAATGGGTCTGTTTGCAAAGCATCCAGTAGACCTCGGCAGCCGCTGTACCGTCTTTATGAACAGTCAGGTAAAGCAGGCACAAAAAGACGGTGCCACCACAGAGGACATTTCCGCGGGACTTTCCGTCAGTGTTGTAAAAAATGCACTGTACAAAGTAATCCGCGTTTCCTCTGCGGAGGAACTTGGCCGCAATATCGTTGTGCAAGGCGGTACTTTCCTAAATGACGCGGTTTTGCGTGTGTTTGAAAAAGAAATGAACGTCAATGTGGTGCGCCCGGATATTTCCGGCCTGATGGGTGCCTACGGCGCGGCGGTTTACGCAATGCAGAAGTCACTGCGCCGCGATGAAAATTCTTCTTCTCTGATTTCCATGGAAGAACTGGAAAACTTTAAGCACGAAGTCAAGGTGACCAACTGCGGCCTGTGCAACAACAACTGCCGCCTGACCATCAACATTTTTGACGGCGGACGGCGCTTTATCGGCGGCAACCGCTGTGAACGTCCGGTCACCAAGCGCAGCAGTGCCGGTGCGGATATCGACCTGTTTGAATACAAGCTGAACAAGCTGCAGTCCTATGTGCCGGTGCCTGCCGGAAAGCGCGGCAAAATCGGCATTCCCATGGCACTGAATCTATATGAACTGCTGCCGTTCTGGCACACATTTTTCTCTATGCTCGGTTTTGAAGTAGTAACTTCTCCCCTTTCCAACCGGGAACTGTACATTGAAGGGCAAAGCACCATTCCAAGCGACACGGTCTGCTTCCCCGCAAAGCTGGCACACGGTCATATCATGAAGCTGCTGGATGAGGGCATCAAAAACATTTTTTACCCCTGCATGAGCTACAACTTTGATGAACACCGCAGTGACAACCACTACAACTGCCCGGTAGTTGCCTACTATCCGGAAGTGCTTGCCGCAAACATGCCGCAGCTTAAGAGCGTCAACTTCATTAATGATTATGTTGGTATTCACCGCCCACACGATTTCCCGAAAAAGATGACGGAAATTTTGAATTCACACTTTGACAGCAAGTTTGAACTCAAAGAAGTGAAATTTGCCGCAGACGCCGCCTACAAAGCCTATGATGACTACATGAAAGACATCCGTAAAAAGGGCGACGAAATCATCGACCGCGCACGTCTGGAACATAAACAGATTATCGTGCTTGCAGGGCGGCCGTACCACCTTGACCCTGAGGTAAACCACGGCATTCACAAGCTAGTCACCAGCCTGGGTGCTGCCGTTGTCAGTGAAGATGTGGTGGCAGAGCGCATGGATAAAGAACCTGTCAATGTGCTGAACCAGTGGACCTACCACGCAAGGCTTTACTCCGCTGCAGAGTATGTTTCCACACAGGACGACATGAATCTGGTGCAGATGGTTTCCTTCGGCTGTGGTCTGGATGCTGTTACCACAGACGAAGTGCGCAGTATTCTGGAAGCGCACGATAAAATTTATACGCAAATTAAAATTGACGAAATCACAAATCTGGGTGCCGTAAAGATTCGGCTGCGCAGTCTTTTTGCTGCGTTGGAACAGTGA
- a CDS encoding peptidylprolyl isomerase, translating into MQNPVVTFETSAGAIKAELYPEVAPNTVNNFISLIKSGFYDGTIFHRVIPGFMIQGGDPEGTGMGGPDYSIRGEFSDNGFQNDLKHSRGVLSMARTMMPNSAGSQFFLMVADAPHLDGQYAAFGKVTEGMDAADKIVSARRDRSDRPKEDQTMIKVTVETFGKDYPTPEKM; encoded by the coding sequence ATGCAGAATCCTGTTGTTACATTTGAAACCTCAGCGGGCGCCATTAAGGCAGAGCTTTACCCCGAAGTGGCACCGAATACTGTCAATAATTTTATCAGCTTAATCAAATCCGGCTTTTATGACGGTACCATTTTTCACCGTGTCATTCCTGGCTTTATGATTCAAGGCGGCGACCCGGAGGGTACTGGCATGGGCGGCCCGGATTACAGCATTCGCGGAGAATTCAGCGACAATGGTTTCCAGAATGACCTGAAACATTCCCGCGGTGTTTTGAGCATGGCTCGCACCATGATGCCGAACTCTGCAGGTAGTCAGTTCTTCTTGATGGTAGCGGATGCACCGCATCTCGATGGTCAGTATGCGGCATTTGGAAAGGTGACCGAGGGAATGGATGCAGCTGATAAAATCGTTTCTGCCCGCCGTGACCGCAGCGACCGCCCAAAGGAAGATCAGACGATGATTAAAGTAACTGTCGAAACCTTCGGAAAAGATTACCCGACACCGGAAAAAATGTAA
- a CDS encoding YebC/PmpR family DNA-binding transcriptional regulator, whose amino-acid sequence MSGHSKWNNIKRKKEKTDGAKAKVFTKIGRELAVAVKEGGGPDPASNSKLKDCIAKAKAANVPNDNIERIIKKAAGDGDDTKYENIVYEGYGPNGVAVIVEALSDNRNRTAADVRHSFDKFGGNLGTTGCVSFMFEQKGVLVIEREDHDEDKVMEDALEAGAADFQADEDVLEIYTEPDDFSGVLSDLTDKGYEFETAEVQMVPSTYVKLPEDKEASMQKLLDALEDNDDVQNVWHNWEAPETDDEE is encoded by the coding sequence ATGTCTGGCCATTCGAAATGGAACAATATTAAACGGAAAAAAGAAAAGACAGACGGCGCTAAAGCAAAAGTCTTTACCAAAATCGGCCGCGAACTCGCGGTCGCAGTAAAAGAGGGCGGCGGCCCCGACCCGGCCAGCAACTCCAAACTGAAGGACTGCATTGCCAAGGCAAAGGCGGCCAATGTACCAAATGATAACATTGAGCGTATCATTAAAAAAGCCGCAGGTGACGGCGACGACACCAAGTATGAAAACATTGTGTACGAAGGTTACGGCCCTAACGGTGTAGCGGTTATTGTCGAAGCACTGTCTGACAACCGCAACCGCACGGCAGCGGATGTTCGCCATTCGTTTGACAAATTTGGCGGCAATCTCGGCACAACCGGCTGCGTATCTTTCATGTTTGAGCAGAAAGGCGTGCTGGTGATCGAGCGCGAAGACCATGATGAAGATAAAGTCATGGAAGACGCTCTTGAGGCGGGAGCAGCTGATTTTCAGGCAGATGAGGATGTCCTTGAAATCTACACGGAGCCGGATGATTTCTCTGGTGTGCTCAGTGATCTGACTGATAAGGGCTATGAGTTTGAAACCGCTGAAGTGCAGATGGTGCCCAGTACTTATGTTAAGCTGCCGGAAGACAAAGAAGCCAGCATGCAGAAGCTGCTGGATGCACTTGAGGACAATGATGATGTCCAGAATGTCTGGCACAACTGGGAAGCCCCTGAAACAGACGACGAAGAATAA
- a CDS encoding tyrosine-type recombinase/integrase, with protein sequence MQDGMKVKECIAEFLYECQIRQFTKKTVKGYRNALNVLQQFLDSKGVEQIEDVNVIVLKSFFAEMIKTNHKETYINGLLKVCRALWKYLCEQEYITVNPTLKVRWAKEPKTIIKTFTDDEVKRMLKVYSKGKDYLSIRNQTVMEMLFDTGVRCFELCELSNKAIEDSYIRIYGKGKKERQVGLSPYMIKQMMKYERTFKEFFCYRIPKYDNYFLSRTGRPLTVVAVENIVKRCGIQANVRDEIRCSPHTCRHWFAQAQLKNGIDVYSLSRLMGHENIKITQRYLQGLQDADVVSKSIKTSPLMNL encoded by the coding sequence ATGCAAGATGGTATGAAAGTTAAGGAATGTATAGCAGAGTTTCTTTATGAGTGTCAAATTAGACAGTTCACAAAGAAAACCGTAAAAGGTTATAGAAACGCTTTGAATGTTCTGCAACAGTTTCTTGACAGCAAAGGAGTAGAGCAGATAGAGGATGTAAATGTTATTGTGCTCAAATCCTTTTTTGCAGAAATGATTAAAACAAATCATAAGGAAACCTATATTAATGGATTATTAAAAGTATGTAGAGCATTATGGAAGTATCTTTGCGAGCAGGAATATATTACAGTAAATCCTACTTTAAAAGTAAGATGGGCAAAAGAGCCAAAAACAATCATTAAAACTTTTACAGATGATGAAGTTAAACGGATGCTTAAAGTGTACAGCAAAGGTAAGGACTATTTAAGTATCAGAAATCAGACGGTTATGGAAATGCTGTTTGATACCGGTGTACGTTGCTTTGAACTTTGCGAGTTATCTAATAAAGCCATTGAGGATAGTTATATTAGAATTTATGGCAAAGGAAAGAAAGAACGTCAAGTAGGATTATCTCCATACATGATAAAGCAAATGATGAAGTATGAAAGAACTTTTAAGGAATTCTTTTGCTATAGAATACCAAAGTATGATAATTATTTTTTGAGCCGTACAGGTAGACCATTGACAGTTGTTGCAGTTGAAAATATCGTAAAGCGTTGTGGAATACAAGCAAACGTAAGGGATGAAATAAGGTGTTCACCTCATACGTGCAGGCATTGGTTTGCACAGGCGCAGTTAAAGAATGGTATTGATGTGTATTCGTTGAGCAGATTAATGGGGCATGAAAATATCAAGATAACACAACGATATTTACAGGGATTACAGGATGCGGATGTTGTGAGTAAGTCAATTAAAACGAGTCCGTTAATGAATTTGTAA